Proteins encoded in a region of the Pseudochaenichthys georgianus chromosome 20, fPseGeo1.2, whole genome shotgun sequence genome:
- the cpb1 gene encoding carboxypeptidase B — translation MKVLLLLGLVAFALADNTRFEGEKVFRLKPVLDEHVTLIKDLANSIEVDFWRPESAELVTIDIDVDIHVPAMYLDIVSTILHQNDMEHEVLIEDLQSAIEGQIDNRPSPRTHSYTKYNSFDKVQSWIHSMASSNADLISKQTIGNSYEGRPMTLLKLGKKSSSVKPAIFMDCGIHAREWISPAFCQWFVKEALSTYGSDSQMTSLLNEMDVYVLPVLNVDGYDYTHKSNRMWRKTRSRKSGTSCIGADPNRNFDAGWCTVGASNNPCSDTYCGSRAESEIEAKNVADFIRRNKSVIKAYITVHSYSQLLLFPYAYTFELAATHSELMKVAEGASAALRSLYGTRYTSGPAAATIYPAAGGSDDWAYDLGVKYSYTFELRDTGRYGFLLPESQIKPTCEETMLAVKYIAAYVQKNLY, via the exons ATGAAGGTCCTCCTGCTTCTCGGATTGGTGGCTTTTGCCTTGGCTGACAACACTCGCTTCGAGGG AGAGAAAGTCTTCCGTCTGAAGCCCGTGCTTGACGAACACGTGACCCTCATTAAGGACCTGGCTAACAGCATCGAG GTTGACTTCTGGAGGCCTGAGAGCGCCGAGCTGGTGACCATCGACATCGATGTGGACATCCACGTTCCTGCCATGTACCTGGACATCGTGTCCACCATCCTGCACCAGAACGACATGGAGCACGA GGTCCTGATTGAGGATCTTCAGTCCGCTATTGAAGGCCAGATCGACAACAGACCTTCTCCCAGAACCCACAGCTACACCAAGTACAACAGCTTTGACAAA GTCCAGTCCTGGATCCACTCCATGGCCTCCTCCAACGCTGATCTGATCAGCAAGCAGACGATTGGAAACAGCTACGAGGGACGCCCCATGACCCTCCTCAAG CTCGGTAAGAAGTCCAGCTCCGTCAAGCCCGCTATCTTCATGGATTGTGGTATCCACGCTAGAGAGTGGATCTCTCCTGCTTTCTGCCAGTGGTTCGTCAAGGAG GCTCTGTCCACCTACGGCAGTGACTCTCAGATGACCAGCCTGCTGAACGAGATGGACGTCTATGTCCTGCCCGTCTTGAACGTCGATGGCTACGACTACACCCACAAGAGC AACAGGATGTGGAGAAAGACTCGCTCCAGGAAATCTGGAACCAGCTGCATTGGTGCCGATCCCAACAGGAACTTCGATGCTGGCTGGTGCA CCGTCGGAGCCTCCAACAACCCCTGCAGCGACACCTACTGCGGGTCCAGAGCCGAGTCTGAGATCGAAGCCAAGAACGTGGCCGACTTCATCCGCAGGAACAAGTCCGTCATCAAGGCGTACATCACGGTGCACTCCTACTCCCAGCTGCTGCTCTTCCCCTACGCCTACACCTTCGAGCTGGCTGCCACCCACAGCGAGCTG ATGAAGGTTGCTGAGGGAGCTTCTGCGGCTCTGCGCAGTCTGTACGGGACGCGCTACACCAGCGGACCTGCTGCTGCAACCATCT ACCCCGCTGCCGGCGGCTCTGACGACTGGGCCTACGACCTGGGAGTGAAGTATTCCTACACCTTCGAGTTGCGCGACACCGGTCGCTACGGCTTCCTGCTGCCCGAGTCTCAGATCAAGCCCACATGCGAGGAGACCATGCTGGCCGTCAAGTACATCGCCGCCTACGTGCAGAAGAACCTCTATTAG
- the agtr1b gene encoding type-1 angiotensin II receptor A, which translates to MKNITAGIDLTCGMSGIHTFIFTLIPIVYGCNFVIGIVGNSMVVAVIYSYMKLKTVANILVLNLAISDLMFLITLPMWATYTATGYNWPFGGFLCKASAGLATFNLYTSIFILTALSIDRYLAIVHPMRSRMLRTVVYARITCVVIWLVAFLLSVPTALTRDVHDITNHSKVCGILHPTERSLSIQEALLAISLTKSLLGFLVPFIIIITCYCLIGRALVGARHIQKSSRSRDDEVLRMLAAAVLAFFLCWMPHQVFHLMQVISQLALVENCTILEIIDTAIPFTVCIAFFNSCVNPMVYGFVGRNFRKNLLRLLRCSPSVSTGQHPSISSKMSALSFRASEALSLTSKSKSSSDVK; encoded by the coding sequence atgaagaATATAACAGCAGGGATAGATCTGACATGCGGCATGTCTGGAATCCATACATTCATCTTCACCCTGATACCCATCGTCTACGGCTGTAACTTTGTCATCGGCATCGTGGGGAACAGTATGGTCGTGGCTGTGATCTACTCCTACATGAAGCTCAAGACGGTGGCCAACATATTGGTGCTCAATCTCGCAATTTCTGACCTCATGTTCCTCATCACACTGCCCATGTGGGCCACCTACACCGCCACAGGCTACAACTGGCCCTTTGGGGGATTCCTGTGCAAGGCCAGTGCCGGGCTGGCGACCTTTAACCTCTACACCAGCATCTTCATCCTCACGGCGCTCAGCATCGACCGCTACCTCGCCATCGTCCACCCGATGCGATCACGCATGCTGCGCACCGTAGTGTACGCTCGCATCACCTGTGTGGTGATCTGGCTCGTTGCCTTTCTGCTCAGTGTTCCCACGGCGCTGACCAGGGATGTCCACGACATCACAAACCACAGCAAAGTGTGTGGCATTCTGCATCCTACGGAAAGGTCCTTGAGTATACAAGAGGCCCTGCTGGCCATCAGCCTGACGAAGAGCCTGCTGGGCTTCCTGGTgcccttcatcatcatcatcacgtgTTACTGCCTCATTGGCCGGGCGCTGGTGGGGGCGAGACACATCCAGAAGAGCTCCCGTTCCCGCGACGACGAGGTACTGCGCATGCTCGCTGCCGCTGTCCTGGCCTTCTTCCTGTGCTGGATGCCCCATCAGGTGTTTCACTTGATGCAGGTAATCAGCCAGCTGGCCCTGGTGGAGAACTGCACCATCCTGGAGATCATCGACACCGCCATCCCCTTCACCGTCTGCATCGCCTTCTTCAACAGCTGCGTTAACCCCATGGTGTACGGCTTTGTCGGGCGCAACTTCCGCAAAAACTTACTGCGTCTGCTGCGCTGCTCGCCCAGCGTCTCCACCGGGCAGCACCCCAGCATCAGCTCCAAGATGAGCGCCCTCTCTTTCCGGGCCTCCGAAGCACTGAGCCTCACGTCCAAGAGCAAGTCCTCCTCTGACGTTAAGTga